CCTGAACCCGCTTCACCGCCGACTCGGCAGGCTTCGTCACCACAGCAGGCTCCAAGGCCTTGGCGGTGATCTTTCGGACCTCGATGTTCTTGACCCTTACCTTGGCTCCCCAAGGGATGTTGTAGGCCGTGAAACCGACAAAACCGCCTTCGTTCTCCACCTCCATTTTGCTGAGCGCGAAACGTTGAGCCATGGTTTTACCGTTCATGTCATAACTGATTTTTTGGCTAGCCATCTTGACGCTGAAAGGATTCACCGCTTGAAGCTTTAACCGCTGCTGCCGAGTGCTTTTGTCTGAAGAAACGCCATAGGCATGGGTGTAAGCGCTGCGGTCTTTAACGATGAAGGTCATGAATCGAACCCCACCCTCTGACCGCCCAACTCCATGCGGAAGCCAGCGGAGCAAGGGGCCGAACCCGCAGCTACCGTAAGAGAACTCGAGGTCTTCAGGCACGTCAAAAACCAGCTCGCCCCGCATCTCGAGATCGTCCTTCGTCGGCACCCGGAAAAAGAGGGTCACCCAGCGCTCATCCTGCCCGGTGAGAACCAAATCTCCGTTTTCGGCCTCCCAGTTCCCTCCCTCCGCGCCGAATTGTGAGAGGTGCTGCCGAGGCGTGATCTTCACCCAATCACCTTTGTTGAGACCTTCTTGAAACTCGAACAAATCTTTGCCGTCCTTGAAGTAATCCAGCGCTTCCGGAGACAGGGTCTTTTCATCCACCGCCATCAGGCGTTTGCGCATCTCTTCCAGGGTCGCTTCCGGCGGAGGTGTTGCCGCATGGCGCATGGCTTCTCCATACTCACCCAGTGTAGCCGCCACATCAGCGCGTAACATTTTTTCATGCTGAAGCATGGCTCCCAGATAATTCTGTGTGGTCCGATGCAGACGTGGGCCCGCCTGAGTCAGCGCCTCTTTCGCCAAAGGATAATCCCCAGCCAGCCAGGCACACATGGTTGCATTAGAGACCCGCATGGCCCGGGTCCAAGGTGGGGTCCCCGCCGTGTCTAAATAACCTCGGCTCATGAGGCTGACCGCTTCCTTCACGATCGGATGCCGGAAGACGGCTTCAGGCTGCTTCACCTCACTGACCACGTCCGCGCAGGCCACCATCAGGCGGCTGGGCACCGCCGTCTCAAACCGGCGTGTTTCCGCACAGGCCTTGCCAAAAGCCAGCATCAACTCATGACTGCCTAACCAACGTGGCCGATAAGCCCACAGGAGGGCCTTGTAGGCCGGCAGGTAATCGAACTGAGCACTGACGGCCCGATCAAACCACGCACGCAGCTCTGACAAATGCACTGACTCACCGAGACAGACCGTGATCATTTTTGTGGCCGCCTCAGGACGATCAGGCCGCAGCCGATTGGCCTTAGCCAGGACATCGCGGCCCCGTTTCAGGTGCTCGGCAAAGCCCCGCCACTGATCGTCATTCACTTCACGCGCCCAACTGCTGGAGCGTTTCATCCAGGCCAGCTTGACCTCACCCGCCCCCTCCAGCGTCAGCTTCGCCCACTCAGGCCAGGCACTGTCGGCAATGGCCTGCTGCCAACGCGTCACGTCATTGGGATCTTTGGGCGTGACCGCTTCCAGAAGATCCATCTGCTGGCGGATCATCACATTGACTTCGTCCTCCCCGTAGCTGCCATCTGTAACAGATCGGATCGCCTCATTGAAGAGCTCCTCGCTCTCTGACCCTGTGCAGCCCGGCTGCTCCATGACAAACGTGAGGAGCTGACAGTGACCTGCCGCATTCAATTCGTGAGAACGGGCTCTCGCTTTCTTCAAAGCCTCTTTGGCATCTCGCCAATTCAATCGCTCATCATACAGCGCCAGTGCTCCCAAGAAACAAAGCAGGGGATCATCGGCACCTTGATCGAGCAGGGCCTTAAAGCGCGGTGCCAAGGCTTTCAGACACTGGGTGGCATCTGCATACTCCAGCTCATACTGCTTATACGCCTCCTTCACCAGAGCGGTGGCTTCCTCCGCCCAGGGCGCAGTTTTCCAGCGCTCCTGAGCCGCTTGTAGAAGGGAGCGCTCCGCCCATGCCCGCATCTCTCGTTGATAATCTTTTTCCAGAAACGCTTTCGGGTCCTGGGGGATAGGGTCCACTTCAGGCACCGCTTCTTGAGCAGGCATGCCGTTTAGCCCCAACCAAAATAGTCCCAAGCCGAATACAAAATGTTTTGCCTGCATCATGGCACAATCACCATAGCTAGGCAGAACATCAACCGCCAAATGCACAAAGCCTGGCATCAAAATTCTGATACCAGGCTTCTGAGGCAGAGCGGTCTCGAATGGAGCCGCCTTATCCCACCACCTTCTTCACCACTTTCATGGTCTCGCTCTGGCGTTGATGCACGAAGTCCATGGCCTTTTTCACCTTGGCTAAGGCGGCGGGGTAATCGCGCTCATTTGCCATGACGACTTGGAAGACCTTCTCCGCCGGGACGGTATCGATCTCCAGCAGCCACTCCTTGAGGCCGATGTCCTCGAACATCCAGCACTTCAGCCCATGGAATTCGGAGAACCAATGGATGATCGGCGTGCCATTGGCCAGGGCGATGATCGGCGAGTGGGGTTCATGGCAGACCACGGTGTGAGCACGTGCAAAGATGGAGGCGGCTTCATCGGCATTCCAGAAATACTCCAGATTCACCACATGACTGCGGATCTCCTCAGGCAGGGGGTCGAAGATCAATCGTTTGTTATGCCCCATCTCCTTGATGGTCTCAGGCGCGATCAGCACCTTGTTGCCCGTGGCCTTCACCCACTTCGTGATCAGTTCACGGAAGCCTGCGGCACGACGTTCATCATCCTGCACCTGTTGCGGCGTGGGGTGCAGAGGATTCAGCTTCTCAGGGCGCGGATCATCGACGCCAGGGGCCTTGGGCGTGTTCGTGCGCAGTAGCACGGTGATGAATTTGCGATCTTCCAACCCCAGCTTCTTCATCGTGGCCAGACCGCGCTCTTCATCCCGCACATCGATGCCGAAACAGCCATCGGGAGCGAATTCCAACACGGGAGCTTTCACACCGGCCTCCTGCAGCATCTTCAGCGTGCGACTCTCGCGGGTGTAGATGAAGGAGGCCTCATTGAGGAATTGCATGTTTTCCTCGCCCTTTTCACCGCTCACCATGGTCTTAAAATACGACTGCCCATACATGCCATAGGGCTTGCCCACCTTACGGCAAAACTTGATCCAGGTGGTGTCCTGACCCATGCCGGAATTGCGGATGTAGAGGTCGCAGTTCTTGATGGCGTCTTGCAGTTCCACATCCTTCGCACTGCTGCCGAGCACGTTGCCTTGCAGGAATGTGACCTTGGGGAAACGGCGCTTGAGCATCTCTGTCACACGCTCATCCAGCTTCATGGCCCAGACCGTGACCTGTAGTTCTGGCAGGTGCTGCTCCAGAATGTGCAGAGTGCCGGGGGTGTGGCCGATGTCACCGATATTCACCGTATCCCAGGCGGACTGGAGGACGATGCGCTTCGGGCTGCCATCGGCAGCATAGAGAGAACCGCCCAGCGCGGCGGTGATGGCGGAGATGAAAGTGCGGCGACTGGTCATAGCAGGTTGGTCCATAAGTCAATGGAGAGTCAGCATTGGACAAGAAACGCTAACGCGCATGCTTTTTCCAAACTGTCTCCCCATTCACCGATTCCGTATCCCTCCCCGGCAATCTCTTTGTCGGTCCTGGTGAGGTTACCCACAGATCACCTCTCATTTCATCAGGCCCCAGGGACGCAGGCGCGTACCGGCGCGCGCGCGCAGTTCCGCACGCTTCTCCGGCGGCAGCCGCTGCTCGATGCGCTGCACGGTGTCTTCCACGATGTCCCGGCTGTCGCTCCGCAGCTTGAGCCTCAGGTCGCGAAAGCGTTGCACGGTCACGGCCAATTCGTCCTGCACGGCCTGCCGTTCCTCAGGGGTCAGCTGGAGCTCGGCAGCTATCTGATGCTCCATGCTGCTGGTGACGATCTCGATGGGGCTGTGCTCGCCCAACTCCCCGGCCCAGGCCCGATGGGCCAGCCCGCGCAGCAGCAGCAGGCCTCCCCCGATCCCGGAGGCGGCACCGAGCAGAAAGACCAGAAACAGAAGCACCAAGGCCCGTCCACGCGGCGGTGCCGCAGGAGAGGTCAGAGCAGGAGGCGGTGGAGTCGTGGTCATGGCGTCGATCAAAAACGGGCTAAGAAAGGTCCTTCCA
This DNA window, taken from Prosthecobacter debontii, encodes the following:
- a CDS encoding polysaccharide pyruvyl transferase family protein yields the protein MDQPAMTSRRTFISAITAALGGSLYAADGSPKRIVLQSAWDTVNIGDIGHTPGTLHILEQHLPELQVTVWAMKLDERVTEMLKRRFPKVTFLQGNVLGSSAKDVELQDAIKNCDLYIRNSGMGQDTTWIKFCRKVGKPYGMYGQSYFKTMVSGEKGEENMQFLNEASFIYTRESRTLKMLQEAGVKAPVLEFAPDGCFGIDVRDEERGLATMKKLGLEDRKFITVLLRTNTPKAPGVDDPRPEKLNPLHPTPQQVQDDERRAAGFRELITKWVKATGNKVLIAPETIKEMGHNKRLIFDPLPEEIRSHVVNLEYFWNADEAASIFARAHTVVCHEPHSPIIALANGTPIIHWFSEFHGLKCWMFEDIGLKEWLLEIDTVPAEKVFQVVMANERDYPAALAKVKKAMDFVHQRQSETMKVVKKVVG